In Toxoplasma gondii ME49 chromosome II, whole genome shotgun sequence, the genomic stretch AGTGGCTCAAACCCTTTCTAAAGAGAAGTGCCACGTTGCAGTCACAGTTCCCGGTCTCGTGAATTTCGCTGGAGTCTCCAGTGCTACGATGCATGGCAGCTGGAAACTCTACTTTCACAAGGCACCCGAGGAATAACCCGTAGCCATCACCCTGTCGTCGAGGCATCCGCTAAGAATGCCCTGCAACGCCGAACAGTTCATCCCCTTTATGAGCGCATACTCCCTCCCCGAGTGTCGACAGCGAAAACAAGACTTTGGTGGCAGCTAGGAACTCAAAACGATGAATCTCCTCTGATTTTTCATGTGTTGATCAGCGGCAGGTGTGTCCAACACAGTCACCACCCTGTCACGGAAAAAGCAGTCGAACGGCCGGCCCTCGGATGTTCCAGTTGGAGTGCTGTGCAACCTGTAGGTATCCTCGTTAGAAACGGTTTGCCAGCAAAAGATGGTATATCTtgaagaggcaggagagcTAGTTGTTCCACAGGCACAAGTACGGATTTTCCGCGTGCAATTTCAAGATTCTTGCATTTTAAGGGAAAGAGCTTAAGTCCGCATTCGAAGGAGCAGAGGTTAAAGCCGCCACCCCCACTTGTTTTTACGACGCAGTGCGTCAGGCGGTGTCAGAGCTGCTGCATAAAATTCCCGGAGGTCTTTAGAAGGCAACCCTTATTCTCTGTACGTCATTGAGGAGTATGTTGGGAGctcactttttcttctgcaagcGAGGGCTGCGATAGCCATACTCGAAGAAGCCGTCTGATTTGCTTCTCGAATGTGACTGAGAGCGTTCCTGCAGCTCCATGGGGGCTTCTTGCGCGTCGACTTGATCTTGTTCGCCATCATACATTCTTCCCGTCAACAACGCTGTTTCATCTTGTTCACCCTGCTGTCGTTCACCAGAGATGCCGCTGGCGCCGGCAGTGTACATCGCATGTCGGCCACCGTTTCCTTCGGTCCCAGCAGCCTGAACAGCGAAgctggacagagaagaatAGAGGGAAGCCGCCGCAAGGAAGGTGCTGGCAAGGCACAGAAATAGCAGGTGTCGGGTGTTGGCGCGGCGCGAAAGCCCGAAGAATGAAGTGGGATGCTGCATGGCGGCGAATTGTcccgaaagagagaagcggcagcaGATGCGGACACTGTGTTGTAGAAGGGAGTTCCGAGGACGGAAAATgcaaaagaaggcgaggataTAAGTGCCAAAGCAGGGGCAGTAGATCTTGGCGAGAAATGGAAGGAGAAATTGCGCTGGAACGGCCAGGGGCAGTTAAGGTGTTGCATGTGACGGCCTCTCGATAGCACGCGTGGGTCGGGCTGGAGGATAGGAGACAACGAACGTGGAGTCGGATTGATGCGTCAATCGTCAGTCAAGACAAGAATGTGGAAATGACCCCAAAGAACTTTGGAAGATAGCCGGTGGTGAAGTCTGACCCAAAAGGTTGCACAAACTAGTCGAGGGAACAGCGATGTGTTGAAGCTGGGGCACCGTCACAAAAGACCCTCGACGAATGGGCTGCCGCATGGGGAAAGCTGCTGCTGGACGGTTCGCAGGCGGTACACTGCGACAGCAGTGGCAATCAGTTTATGCTTGTTGGTGTTTTAAGGCAATATACTCAGAGCGATGGGGCTACGTTTTCTTCCTGAGAAAGGAACATGTGAACTGTGCAAGCGTCTTGAGGTGGTTGCATTCCACAAGGATCGAGAAACTCCCCCGGCAGGACCCCGAAATGAGGCGGTCTCTGAGGGTGAGTCCATCGACCCGTTGACCCTTTGACACTTCAACCGTACTGATGTCCCGCTGAGCGAGTCAAAATACCCGCAAGAAAAACCACGTGCTGCGCGAACAACAGCAGGAAACGTTATTAGTCCATAACATGTGGAAAGCGTCTGAAGTGGCCGCCGTTTTGACCTGCAGAACTAGTGGGTATTTTTATTCTTGCGGAATGTGCGAAGCCGTCGGCGGTGAGGCGCGGGGACACCTAGGCTCATCAGAGGCGCCGTTCTTACAGTAAAGCAAGGCGACAGCCTAGCCCGGCCCCTAAATCGGGTATTTTCGCGATtgacgcgaaaaagaagtACCGCTACTGCGTGAACTTGCATACTTGCGTGATCTAGCGTGAACGTGTCCTATTCGAAGCAACGCACTCGTGCAGCAGCGGCCACCGAGCGGACGGCACAACAAACGGCTGCAAGGTCTCTTCGAGTTTGTGAGTCACTGAGCAAAAGACAGCGCCAAATATGAATGCACGTAGAGGAAAAGTGTATGGGGTGTATGTGCCCTGCTACCCTCTTTCCAAACATATTCCCTTGAGACAGCCAGCTCGGGGGGAACAGCTGATCACAGGAATGGTCCCATTTGGCCGCAGCCCAAACGTGCGGTCCACTCCGCGTTCCACAACCTTAATGGCTCCCGGCAATCAAAAGACGTTCCCTTTCTCTACAGTCCTATTACATAGGCCACATCAAGGTCCCTGGTACCGTACCGAATGCCGTACTTCTTCCGGTTCGTCGGATCCACATGAGACTCGGGAAGCAGGTTCCGCACCTGTCAGACCGCTCGGCGACTCTGGATTGTCTCTCCTGTTATTTCCAGTCGTTTTGAAGCTTTCCATGGAAGATGCGACATCAAAGGTGAATGTACATATGCTCCGTTGGGGGACTGCAACATTCAAGCACCTGGTCGTAACATGCTCACAGTAGACCACATGCAACCCGCGCCGTACTCAGCCTCCTACGAAGCGTGCCAAACTGCTCTTGATTTCACATATTGTATCCGCCATATGTGCTTTTGAGAAGGAGCCTCAGCTTCGAGGGACATCGGATCACTTGTCTGAATGTTTGCGTCAAGTGGGCAGGCACTTTTGTGCTAGATCCTCCCTTCTGACACGAGGGCAGCTTATAAAAAGATAGGCTGCACCAACTATAAAATGTCATGCGATGATACTTTAAAGCTAGTAGTCAGATCGAAAAGTGTGTGCCAAATAATTCTGAATAGGGGGCGTCAGCTCCGAGGTGATTCTGCGTGTCGCTGTCATGTGCGTCCTTCACTGACAAATCCACCGCCCAGGTGGTGACATCCTTAAAAAGCCTGAGCCAAACACACGTCAGAAGCATGACACTAAGTGTCACTTTGCCTCGCAGTGAACCACTGGTGCTTCTAGAAGCTGTCAACTATTGCTGTGATGGAATGTCGAAGTTCCAGGCGCCGCCGCTGAGGCACACTCAACGAGCGTGTGAACCAAAATGCGTTTTTTCGTGTTGAAGGTGCCTCGGCTAACTTCACTTTGCAAGATGCACACCCATTCAGTGAAAACGGGCACAGAATCTCTTGCTTCGCTGCGTGGTTCAAGGTGCGTCATCTGCCCTACGAATCGTGCGCACACTGTGAtacacagagacaaaacggtAAACAGTTTTATCAAatgaaaacgaaacgcggCACAGTTCTTCCTTGTGGTGGCGATGGGTTTACTTATTGCAAGATGGACCCAGCAGTGCAGCGCACCTTCATCTGCGCCCTCGTACAGGTTGTGACGTTCACTTTTTGTGTCAGACCCTGTGACCTTGCGCCTCCGAATTTCTGCAGGCTGCAAGAagtcaaaaaaaagaaaagacagaccACCAGTTCTCGCTGAATAGGAAATAATGAAACGCAAATCCAAGGATGGCCACTAACAGTGGAAGGTGCACGCAAACCGCGATGATGTGCTGAGGACGACGCCATGTAGGTCAGTACTTAGAACAGCTTACGTGAGGTCCTCAAACGACACCTCCATCGGGCACACGTCAATGATTTACACGTTCTTCGTACAAATTGATTTGGGTGTTTACTTTTCTCATCCTTCCCAGCTTGCTAAGGCTACTTGTGCAGGGGTTGAGCGTAAAGACGTATCTCCAGTGCACTGTACTTGTTGTCATGGACTACGGATATTCCGAGAATCCCTAGTGCCTCCACCATACAATCGCAATCAATAAGGTGGTTGAATTCGGCCGCAAATATTACAGAGCACATTGAGCTGACATGTTTCAAAGTACAATTCCCTGCAGGGGTCCGTCTATCATGATATTGCTCCAGACATGACGTCTTCGATCCCTGCGTTGGCGGATCCCACGAAGCCCCCCCACCTCGAGGATGTGAGAAGGGGTCGCAAAAACGAATGTAGGAGTGTCAATGGGTACAGCTAGTATATTTTTCTGATATATATAAAGGAACTAaagaaggcagcgaggaACGATTACATAGACGAATACAGAGGAGACTTCTACACGGTGTATTGTCGTACAGAGGGTCGCACTGCGGCAGTCAGCAAGAGACCGCCCTGTTACAAAGCTGCCAGTAAAATCCGATAACCTTGTACCTGCCGAAAGTTTAATTTTGTAGGGGGGCCAAAATAAGTGGGAACCAGACAGGGATCAAGCGTAAACTGTATCGCTCTTCGAGGGAACTGCTCCACAGCACCGTCTCCTAGAGGCAAGCCCGCTTTCCGACAAAGGCGGTTGCGACTTTAGAAactcgctctcttttctcgcatAGTCGTACTGGTGTTTGCTCCCCACAATGAAAACGGAATTAAGATAAAATCAAAAACATACACGGGGTTAATACATGGCGTACCACACCCCTGCTTGCCATTGAAAGAGCAAACAGACAAAACTACAACTACTTGGCGGACCTCAGAAAGTCACTTCATAGGAAAGGGAGACTTTACTGTTCTGGTAATAGGCTATGGCATGCTGCATTTGTCACCGTGTGTACACACTACAGATTTCTTACATGCACAGGAATGAAGGACGGGTACGGGTGTGCTGACATGCGATTGAcgctcgcgcatgcacttggTTTgtgcggcgtctctctctgactcgCAGAACATCACACTAATTTCGGTCGCTTTTTCCATTTATGACCCTGGTGTTTTCTTAACTCATGACACCATTTTGACTTCGTGCTCCGTCTCTGCGATTGCTGGCGGGTGTTTTCTTCGACGGTTTTTCTCCTTACACATCTCGTACTTTTCTTTGGTTTGGTACTGGTGGTACTCGCCCTGCAAATAGACGAGTTCACATTCTCCTGGGGCGCGCGTTGTCAGGTGATGATTTGTTTTATCGAAAATCTGGCGCCGTCTCACTTCCACCCTGCGACTGATAGACTGCAGTTTCCTTCTGCGGTGCGCGTCCTTCCTAGACACCTGGTGGCCGAAGCGTCGGTCTCGCACTTTTCAGGAGTTCTGCACATTTCAGAGGCGCCACGAGACTTTCTTTCGTGAAACACGTGTGAGTATCACTAAACTTTATCTGCGTAGTAGATCCCCATAAAGGGGTTGTTCGGTGGATCACCTGTGCGACCTCGTTGTAGAAGGCATTCCTGGTGTCGATTCGAGCCCGTTTATCATCGTTTCCGCCTACACCCCGCTTTTCTTGTTAGTGCCTAAAGTATATCATGCCTGAAAATCAATCTGCGGGACTCTCTTCTGTATTGTGTCGGAAAAGGCAAACTTTTCTTTTTGCCATCGCTACCTCGGCTGTCGTCGAGTCTCCGGTTCGGGGAGCCAACACAGGAATCCTGTTGGTGGCTTCATAAAAAGCATTGGTGTCCAGCACTCTCTACCTTTTCAGATTTCCAGAATGTCTTCCGACACGGCGACCCGAGTCTCGAAGGCAAAAGAAAGCTCGCTGTCTG encodes the following:
- a CDS encoding hypothetical protein (encoded by transcript TGME49_222080~Signal peptide predicted by SignalP 2.0 HMM (probability 0.992) with cleavage site probability 0.392 at residue 45~Predicted trans-membrane domain (TMHMM2.0):19-42:134-157), whose protein sequence is MQHPTSFFGLSRRANTRHLLFLCLASTFLAAASLYSSLSSFAVQAAGTEGNGGRHAMYTAGASGISGERQQGEQDETALLTGRMYDGEQDQVDAQEAPMELQERSQSHSRSKSDGFFEYGYRSPRLQKKKKMSLLTHLLPALAFVVILNLGAAAVYLHSQSKP